A stretch of the Mycobacterium sp. ITM-2016-00317 genome encodes the following:
- a CDS encoding class I SAM-dependent DNA methyltransferase, translated as MITGELKSKVDRVWDAFWSGGISNPLEVIEQITYLLFIRRLDDLETLAEKKARVTGKAEGLRFEPDQQELRWSRFKNEEPAVMFATVGEKVFPFLRALGGDGSTYAQHMEGARFTIPTPQLLSRVVDLLDEIPMADRDTNGDLYEYMLSKIASAGQNGQFRTPRHIIKLMVDMTAPQPAEEICDPACGTAGFLVAASDYIREQHPSVLTDAAQRKHFHASMFHGYDFDNTMLRIASMNMLMHGIEAPDIRYRDSLSEGASEDAEKYTLILANPPFAGSLDYESTSKDLQRVVKTKKTELLFVALFLKLLKPGGRAAVIVPDGVLFGSSKAHKDLRRILVEDQRLDGVVKLPSGVFRPYAGVSTAMLLFTKTNSGGTEHVWFYDVTADGFSLDDKRNPVEANDLPDVLKRWKERSGAELERAKTEQSFCVSKDDIVAQGYDLSLNRYKEIVHVEVEHRAPVEIIAEIEEIEGEIAAGLAELKEMLR; from the coding sequence GTGATCACCGGTGAGTTGAAGAGCAAGGTCGACCGGGTTTGGGACGCGTTCTGGTCCGGCGGCATCTCTAACCCGCTGGAGGTCATCGAGCAGATCACCTATCTGCTGTTCATCCGGCGCCTCGACGATCTAGAGACACTCGCCGAGAAGAAGGCCCGGGTGACCGGCAAGGCCGAGGGCTTGCGGTTCGAACCCGATCAGCAGGAGCTGCGGTGGTCGCGGTTTAAGAACGAGGAACCGGCCGTCATGTTCGCAACCGTCGGGGAAAAGGTGTTCCCGTTCCTGCGGGCATTGGGTGGTGACGGCTCGACGTATGCCCAACACATGGAAGGCGCTCGGTTCACCATCCCGACTCCCCAGCTGTTGTCGCGGGTGGTCGATCTACTGGACGAGATCCCGATGGCCGACCGGGACACGAATGGCGACCTCTACGAGTACATGCTGTCCAAGATCGCCAGCGCTGGTCAGAACGGCCAATTCCGCACACCGCGGCACATCATCAAACTGATGGTCGACATGACTGCACCCCAGCCGGCGGAGGAGATCTGTGACCCGGCCTGTGGTACGGCGGGCTTTCTTGTCGCGGCCTCGGATTACATCCGGGAGCAGCATCCGTCGGTCCTTACCGATGCGGCACAGCGGAAGCACTTCCACGCGAGCATGTTCCACGGTTACGACTTCGACAACACGATGCTGCGAATCGCCAGCATGAACATGCTGATGCATGGCATTGAAGCTCCAGACATTCGCTACCGGGACTCGCTGTCCGAGGGCGCTTCTGAGGACGCAGAAAAGTACACGCTGATCCTCGCGAATCCTCCATTCGCCGGTTCCTTGGACTACGAATCGACCTCAAAGGATCTGCAACGGGTCGTCAAAACTAAGAAGACCGAACTGCTGTTTGTAGCATTGTTCCTCAAGCTGTTGAAGCCCGGTGGGCGCGCGGCCGTCATCGTGCCCGATGGGGTGCTGTTCGGATCATCGAAGGCGCACAAGGATCTTCGGCGAATTTTGGTCGAAGACCAGAGGCTTGACGGGGTCGTGAAGCTGCCTTCCGGGGTCTTCCGGCCCTATGCGGGTGTCTCGACGGCGATGCTGCTGTTTACCAAAACCAACTCCGGTGGTACGGAACACGTTTGGTTCTACGACGTGACGGCCGACGGATTCTCGCTGGATGACAAGCGGAACCCGGTCGAGGCGAATGATCTGCCCGACGTGTTGAAAAGGTGGAAAGAACGGTCTGGCGCTGAACTTGAGCGGGCAAAGACCGAACAGTCGTTCTGCGTGTCGAAGGATGACATCGTGGCACAGGGATACGACCTGTCGCTGAATCGGTATAAGGAGATTGTTCACGTCGAGGTTGAGCACCGGGCGCCAGTGGAGATCATCGCCGAGATCGAAGAGATCGAGGGCGAGATCGCCGCGGGGTTGGCGGAGTTGAAGGAGATGTTGAGGTGA
- a CDS encoding restriction endonuclease subunit S gives MKQTTLGTLMVKRAGSVDPSKFPDEKFDLYSIPAHDHGSAEILAGTDIGSSKQVVSPGDVLLSRIVPHIRRAWIVGQSRGRRIIASGEWIVFRSDSADPRWLRHYLLGDTFHRQFMQTVAGVGGSLLRARPAQVANIQIAIPELDEQRRVAAILDHADILRTARLRTTTLAEEAGRAVFLEMFGRYVGEYVTIDHVALPEKGSIRTGPFGSQLLHSEFVPEGISVLGLDNVVGNSFTWGERRFITPEKYELLKRYTVQPGDVLVSIMGTCGRCVVVPQDVGTAINTKHICAITLDPCVALPEFVRASFLWHPTSRAYLTRQTKGAIMDGLNMGIIKQMPLPLPSLDEQQQFVTRLNSIDGLSDRLGGSSEQLGELFASLQYRAFSGQL, from the coding sequence GTGAAGCAAACAACCCTCGGAACCCTCATGGTTAAGCGAGCGGGTTCAGTTGATCCCTCCAAGTTTCCAGACGAGAAGTTTGATCTATACAGCATTCCGGCCCACGACCACGGAAGCGCCGAAATCCTTGCAGGGACTGATATTGGTTCGTCGAAGCAGGTCGTTTCGCCGGGGGACGTGTTGTTGTCACGGATCGTCCCCCACATCCGACGGGCATGGATCGTCGGTCAAAGTCGCGGCCGTCGGATCATCGCCTCGGGCGAATGGATAGTGTTCCGGTCCGATTCGGCCGACCCGCGATGGCTGCGGCACTACCTTCTTGGCGACACCTTTCATCGACAGTTCATGCAGACTGTTGCAGGCGTTGGAGGTTCCCTATTGCGCGCGCGCCCGGCACAGGTGGCTAACATCCAGATCGCTATCCCCGAACTCGACGAACAGCGCCGCGTCGCCGCAATCCTCGATCACGCAGACATACTTCGAACAGCGCGGCTGCGGACGACGACGCTTGCTGAGGAGGCTGGAAGGGCAGTCTTCCTCGAAATGTTCGGCCGGTATGTCGGCGAATACGTCACTATTGACCATGTTGCGCTGCCCGAGAAGGGATCGATCAGGACGGGTCCATTCGGGAGCCAACTCCTACACAGTGAGTTCGTCCCCGAGGGCATTTCGGTACTGGGACTCGACAACGTGGTTGGCAACTCGTTTACGTGGGGCGAGCGGCGGTTCATCACACCGGAAAAGTACGAGCTCTTGAAGCGCTATACAGTGCAGCCCGGCGACGTCCTGGTAAGCATCATGGGTACGTGCGGACGCTGCGTGGTGGTACCCCAAGATGTTGGTACAGCAATTAATACGAAGCACATCTGCGCAATCACGTTAGATCCGTGCGTCGCCCTGCCGGAGTTCGTACGTGCCTCATTCTTGTGGCACCCCACATCACGCGCGTATCTGACGCGCCAGACCAAGGGTGCGATCATGGACGGGCTGAACATGGGGATCATCAAACAGATGCCGCTGCCGCTGCCCTCTCTCGACGAGCAGCAGCAGTTCGTAACTAGGTTGAACAGTATCGATGGATTGTCTGATCGGTTGGGGGGATCTTCGGAGCAGCTGGGCGAACTGTTCGCGTCACTTCAATACCGCGCGTTCTCCGGTCAGCTCTAG
- a CDS encoding DUF726 domain-containing protein produces the protein MGVRNGIFFKPVSHDGMICEVRSPMGRLLALTGTLTDVEPKVEGDEAMLRNPALRHNAWAYAKNEKQFRKFKLEEKKKSYRKLADSHAKTAAKIAALVDFVGPTGVDGWCSGCFTLSTHRKVVGSGGIVPTYLCATCGTPTLGCAAAWCDHMAVRSFGSVRLPRFCAEHGHEIPSFERANHKVDALEQYGDLQIFERSNLAMASRLTSLGVLAAAVVGTGGVMAAPAIGGAIGSLAGFSGAAAASYGLAMLGGGSLAAGGLGMVGGTYVVAAAGAALGGALGASVTSAYIGEDKSFRIEKFRDGLGTPVVVARGFMTETDPQWRAAMQMVEKRYPNSPIYRLRWGSKELKALAGLLLKNVGAGQAAGGIAAMAARATKVGAKRLGAVAPVLLAADILKNPWHVAMTRADKTRAALAGVLARTNCASYILVGHSLGGRAVVTAAETLGTSSDAPRIEAVHLLGAAEGKKGDWRPLSESVTGAVHNYFSTNDAVLKDAYTAAQAGGVAVGLRGFGSRFSNIRDHDVSKLVKRHSEYFEKVRLV, from the coding sequence ATGGGCGTCCGTAATGGCATCTTCTTCAAGCCCGTCTCGCATGACGGAATGATCTGTGAGGTCCGGTCGCCCATGGGCCGTCTTCTGGCATTGACGGGGACGCTGACGGACGTCGAGCCGAAAGTCGAAGGGGACGAAGCGATGCTTCGCAACCCTGCGCTGCGCCACAATGCGTGGGCTTATGCCAAGAACGAGAAGCAGTTTCGCAAGTTCAAGTTGGAGGAGAAGAAGAAGAGCTACCGAAAGCTAGCAGACAGCCACGCAAAGACCGCGGCCAAGATAGCCGCGCTTGTGGACTTCGTAGGGCCGACGGGCGTGGACGGTTGGTGCTCGGGCTGCTTCACGCTCAGTACGCACCGCAAGGTTGTCGGCTCCGGCGGCATCGTCCCGACCTACCTGTGTGCTACTTGTGGCACACCTACGCTGGGTTGTGCGGCAGCGTGGTGCGATCACATGGCCGTCCGCAGCTTCGGATCGGTGAGGTTGCCACGTTTCTGCGCTGAACACGGACACGAGATTCCGAGTTTCGAACGGGCGAACCATAAGGTCGACGCCCTTGAGCAATATGGGGACCTGCAGATCTTCGAGAGAAGCAACCTGGCCATGGCCTCGCGATTGACATCCCTCGGTGTGCTTGCTGCTGCGGTGGTCGGCACGGGCGGTGTAATGGCTGCACCCGCAATCGGCGGAGCGATTGGCAGCCTCGCCGGATTCTCTGGTGCCGCCGCCGCCTCATACGGATTGGCGATGCTCGGTGGAGGTTCTTTGGCCGCCGGCGGGTTGGGTATGGTCGGTGGAACCTATGTCGTCGCAGCCGCGGGGGCAGCGCTAGGTGGTGCGCTTGGTGCCAGCGTCACAAGCGCTTACATCGGTGAGGACAAGTCCTTCCGGATCGAGAAGTTCCGGGACGGCCTAGGGACCCCGGTGGTGGTTGCCCGGGGATTCATGACCGAGACCGACCCACAGTGGCGGGCGGCCATGCAGATGGTCGAGAAGCGATACCCAAATTCTCCGATCTACCGACTGCGTTGGGGTAGTAAAGAGCTCAAGGCCCTGGCTGGTCTTCTTCTCAAAAATGTCGGCGCAGGACAGGCGGCTGGCGGCATCGCGGCCATGGCGGCGCGGGCGACCAAGGTGGGAGCAAAGCGCCTGGGGGCGGTCGCGCCGGTTCTCCTGGCAGCCGACATTCTGAAGAACCCATGGCACGTGGCGATGACGCGGGCGGACAAAACAAGGGCAGCTCTTGCCGGCGTGCTCGCACGCACGAACTGCGCCAGCTACATTCTCGTCGGTCACAGCCTGGGCGGCCGCGCTGTCGTCACTGCCGCTGAGACACTCGGCACCAGCTCGGACGCTCCGCGGATCGAAGCAGTGCATCTCCTCGGAGCAGCCGAAGGCAAGAAGGGCGACTGGCGCCCTCTAAGCGAATCGGTCACAGGCGCCGTACACAACTACTTCTCGACCAACGATGCCGTTCTCAAAGATGCCTACACCGCAGCGCAAGCGGGGGGCGTCGCCGTCGGACTGCGCGGCTTCGGAAGCAGGTTCTCAAATATCAGGGACCATGACGTATCCAAGCTGGTGAAAAGGCATTCCGAATACTTTGAGAAGGTGCGACTTGTCTAG
- a CDS encoding DEAD/DEAH box helicase family protein yields MSNFAFLGAADWPAIQTDCTRAESYLTSDPRSACIYARRAIEQLVGLLYDLFDLPVPYRDDLAARINDAGFRVKVPTAIAHKLNLIRKAGNAAVHDQKPIAPQIALGVLRELHNVTVWAVFHHSAYPKAAPLQLQFDPKFAAKAAPLSRQEAAGLAAKFAAQDEAHAKALAEKDEESAKKDAEIAALREAVKQAQAANQLIDDRDYSETETRDTFIDLLLAEAGWPLAEARDREYPVTGMPTSDGKGFVDYVLWAEDGLPLAVVEAKRTTKSPQVGQQQAKLYADCLEQMISRRPVIFYTNGFEHWVWDDAGGYPPREIQGFYTRDELELMIQRRDTRKPLADMPIDSAIVERHYQHRAIRAIDDAFTAKQREALLVMATGSGKTRTVIALVKQLMEANWVKRVLFLADRTALVTQAANAFKGHLPGATTVNLVTEKITDGRVYVCTYPTMMNLINDTESGIRKFGPGYFDLVVIDEAHRSVYQKYRAIFDWYDSLLVGLTATPKDEVDHNTYRLFHLEDGVPTDAYSLDDAVKEGFLVPAVGISVGTKFLRQGIRYADLSEEEKDDWDALDWGDEDPPDEVSSEEINRFLFNEDTVDKVLAELMSKGHRVAEGDRLGKTIIFAKNQAHAEFIARRFDVQYPQYAGTFARVITHSTAYAQSLIDDFSVTDKAPHIAISVDMLDTGIDVPDVVNLVFFKLVRSKTKFWQMIGRGTRLRPDLFGPGKDKQNFYVFDFCGNLEFFSQDLPGSEGSFQKSLNQRLFETRLGLITAIDHAWPPSEPEPEEGQGTETERGLRVDVAWSLHRSVTGMNLDNFLVRPHRRLVEQYSQWPAWTSLTPEVAGDVAEHLAGLPSAHRDDDEDAKRFDMLILRRQLAQLEGDAVAAERLREQIQNIATGLLSQMAIPSVKAQEMLLEEVAGDEWWVDVTLPMLESVRRNLRGLLRFLEKVKRNQVYTDFADELSEATLVDLPGVTPGTNWERFQAKARAYLRQHQDHVALQRLRRNKPLTPDDLTSLEQMLIESGTGEQADIDLAKEQSHGLGLFVRSLVGLDREAAAEAFGAYLDGTKFNADQIRFVNLIVTELTANGFMEPVRLYESPYIDHAPTGPDDVFGEADVDTIVSILNMVRDNAVPDDGAA; encoded by the coding sequence ATGAGTAACTTCGCCTTCCTGGGTGCCGCAGACTGGCCGGCGATCCAGACAGACTGCACCCGCGCCGAGAGCTATCTCACCAGTGATCCACGCTCGGCCTGCATCTATGCCCGGCGAGCGATCGAACAACTCGTCGGCCTGCTTTACGACCTGTTCGATCTGCCGGTCCCTTATAGGGACGACCTGGCAGCCCGGATCAACGATGCCGGGTTTCGGGTAAAGGTACCGACCGCAATCGCACACAAGCTCAACTTGATCCGCAAGGCCGGTAACGCGGCCGTGCATGACCAGAAGCCGATCGCCCCGCAGATTGCTCTCGGTGTGCTGCGCGAGTTGCACAACGTAACGGTATGGGCAGTGTTCCACCATTCGGCCTACCCCAAGGCCGCTCCGCTCCAGCTCCAATTCGACCCGAAGTTCGCCGCCAAGGCCGCACCGCTGAGCCGGCAGGAAGCGGCCGGGCTCGCGGCGAAGTTCGCCGCGCAGGATGAAGCTCACGCCAAGGCGTTGGCGGAGAAGGATGAAGAGTCTGCCAAGAAGGATGCCGAGATCGCCGCATTGCGGGAGGCGGTCAAACAGGCCCAGGCGGCCAACCAACTGATCGATGACCGCGATTACTCCGAGACCGAGACCCGGGACACGTTCATCGACCTGCTGCTCGCCGAAGCCGGATGGCCGCTGGCCGAGGCCCGCGACCGCGAATACCCGGTTACCGGCATGCCCACCTCGGATGGGAAGGGCTTCGTCGACTACGTGCTGTGGGCCGAGGATGGTCTGCCGTTGGCGGTCGTGGAGGCGAAACGCACCACCAAGAGCCCGCAGGTCGGCCAGCAGCAGGCCAAACTTTATGCCGATTGCCTGGAGCAGATGATCTCCCGTCGTCCGGTCATCTTCTACACCAACGGTTTCGAACACTGGGTCTGGGACGACGCTGGGGGCTACCCGCCGCGGGAGATCCAGGGTTTCTACACCCGCGACGAGCTGGAATTAATGATCCAGCGCCGCGACACCCGCAAACCGTTGGCCGATATGCCGATCGACTCGGCCATCGTCGAGCGCCACTACCAGCACCGCGCCATCCGCGCGATCGACGACGCATTCACCGCCAAGCAACGTGAAGCGTTATTAGTGATGGCGACCGGCTCGGGCAAGACCCGCACCGTCATCGCTCTGGTCAAGCAGTTGATGGAAGCCAACTGGGTCAAACGGGTGCTGTTCCTGGCCGACCGCACCGCACTGGTCACTCAAGCCGCCAACGCGTTCAAGGGGCACCTTCCTGGTGCGACCACGGTGAATCTGGTCACTGAAAAAATCACCGATGGCCGGGTGTATGTGTGCACCTACCCGACGATGATGAACCTCATCAACGACACCGAATCTGGCATCAGGAAATTCGGACCCGGCTACTTCGACCTCGTTGTCATCGACGAAGCCCACCGCTCCGTCTACCAGAAGTACCGGGCTATCTTCGACTGGTACGACTCACTGCTCGTCGGCCTGACCGCCACCCCCAAAGACGAAGTCGACCACAACACCTACCGACTCTTCCACCTCGAAGACGGCGTACCCACCGACGCCTACAGCCTCGACGACGCCGTCAAGGAAGGCTTCCTGGTACCTGCTGTCGGGATCTCCGTCGGCACCAAATTCCTACGCCAAGGTATCCGCTACGCCGATCTCTCCGAAGAGGAGAAGGATGACTGGGACGCCCTGGATTGGGGCGACGAAGATCCACCTGACGAGGTGAGCTCCGAGGAGATCAACCGGTTTCTGTTCAACGAAGACACTGTCGACAAGGTGCTCGCCGAACTGATGAGCAAGGGCCACCGCGTCGCCGAGGGTGACCGGCTCGGCAAGACCATCATCTTCGCCAAGAACCAGGCACACGCCGAGTTCATCGCGCGACGCTTCGACGTCCAATATCCGCAGTACGCCGGAACATTCGCCCGCGTCATCACCCACAGCACCGCCTACGCTCAGTCGCTGATCGACGACTTCTCCGTCACCGACAAGGCGCCACACATCGCCATATCGGTCGATATGCTCGACACCGGCATCGATGTCCCCGACGTCGTCAACCTCGTCTTCTTCAAGCTCGTGCGGTCCAAGACCAAGTTCTGGCAGATGATCGGCCGTGGCACTCGCCTACGTCCCGACCTCTTCGGACCCGGCAAGGATAAACAGAACTTCTATGTCTTCGATTTTTGCGGCAACCTCGAATTTTTCAGCCAGGACCTGCCCGGATCGGAAGGCTCATTTCAGAAGTCATTGAACCAGCGCCTGTTCGAAACACGCCTCGGGCTGATCACCGCGATTGACCACGCGTGGCCGCCCTCGGAACCAGAACCCGAAGAGGGACAGGGCACCGAAACCGAACGAGGATTGCGCGTCGATGTCGCGTGGTCGCTCCATCGCTCCGTCACGGGGATGAACCTGGACAACTTCCTGGTGCGCCCCCACCGCAGGCTGGTTGAGCAATACTCGCAATGGCCGGCCTGGACGTCGCTGACGCCCGAGGTCGCCGGCGACGTCGCCGAACACCTCGCTGGGCTGCCGTCAGCCCACAGGGACGACGACGAGGACGCCAAGCGCTTCGACATGCTGATCTTGCGTCGTCAACTAGCCCAACTCGAAGGCGATGCGGTCGCGGCCGAACGGCTACGTGAGCAGATCCAGAACATCGCGACTGGGCTACTGAGCCAGATGGCGATCCCGTCGGTGAAGGCACAGGAGATGCTTCTCGAAGAGGTCGCCGGGGATGAGTGGTGGGTCGACGTCACCCTGCCGATGCTCGAATCCGTGCGGCGCAACCTACGCGGTTTGCTCCGGTTCCTGGAGAAGGTGAAACGGAATCAGGTCTACACCGACTTCGCCGACGAACTCAGCGAAGCCACCCTCGTTGACCTCCCAGGGGTCACACCCGGCACCAACTGGGAACGTTTTCAGGCCAAGGCCCGCGCGTATCTCAGACAGCACCAGGATCACGTTGCGTTGCAACGGTTACGACGCAACAAGCCCTTGACCCCCGACGACCTCACCTCGTTGGAGCAGATGCTTATCGAGAGCGGTACGGGAGAGCAAGCCGACATTGACCTGGCCAAGGAGCAGTCGCATGGCCTGGGGTTGTTCGTGCGGTCACTAGTCGGGCTGGACCGCGAGGCCGCTGCCGAAGCGTTCGGCGCATACCTGGACGGCACGAAGTTCAATGCGGACCAGATTCGCTTCGTGAACCTTATCGTCACCGAACTGACAGCCAACGGCTTCATGGAACCTGTGCGGCTCTACGAGTCGCCGTACATAGACCACGCACCGACGGGTCCCGACGACGTGTTTGGTGAGGCGGATGTTGACACAATTGTTTCGATTCTGAATATGGTGCGGGACAATGCGGTGCCCGACGACGGAGCTGCATGA
- a CDS encoding nucleotidyltransferase, whose protein sequence is MTTVTMNPLSALLAGAVDLLDIPPDLQKIVVARYEDVGQFLADNGGARCSVYPQGGFLLGTAIFPPQRTEYDIDLVFRDGITKDDTTQADLKQRVGGMLEDYNDYKVGSADAPEAFFEKRRCWTLSYSSQGFHLDVLPAVIDTDFRTSPNGILLTDTKLKPWQHANPKDYAIWFRGRSEEMRRKIAASARAQNVADVPNWAVRSTLQRLVQVLKWHCYLDFAHDVDNRPPSILITTLAAHAYHGQDDLGEALLAVIDGMPNFIKSSNGRWLVLNPAQPKENFVDKWNEPDTAHRRQAFNGWLRRVQRDIETASSAKDSGLDVLVNRLSGTFDRQVLAKSAANWARSTVDLRGQGRFGITSGTGALVIGAGRPTPQHGFYGRGRT, encoded by the coding sequence ATGACCACCGTGACGATGAATCCACTGTCCGCCCTGCTCGCCGGAGCAGTGGACCTCCTCGACATCCCACCCGATCTTCAGAAGATCGTGGTCGCCCGCTACGAGGACGTCGGGCAGTTTCTCGCCGATAACGGCGGCGCCCGCTGCAGCGTCTACCCGCAAGGCGGCTTCCTGCTCGGCACCGCCATTTTCCCGCCGCAGCGGACCGAGTACGACATCGACCTGGTCTTCCGCGACGGGATCACCAAGGACGACACCACTCAAGCCGACCTCAAGCAGCGCGTCGGCGGCATGCTCGAGGACTACAACGACTACAAGGTCGGGTCCGCCGACGCACCCGAGGCCTTCTTCGAGAAGCGCCGGTGCTGGACACTGTCCTACTCCAGTCAGGGGTTTCACCTCGACGTGCTGCCCGCCGTCATCGACACCGATTTCCGCACGTCGCCCAACGGCATCCTGCTCACCGACACAAAGTTGAAGCCGTGGCAGCACGCCAATCCCAAGGACTACGCCATCTGGTTCCGAGGTCGGTCCGAGGAGATGCGACGCAAGATCGCCGCCAGCGCCCGCGCGCAGAACGTCGCCGATGTCCCCAACTGGGCGGTGCGCTCCACACTGCAGCGACTCGTCCAGGTGCTCAAGTGGCACTGCTACCTCGACTTCGCCCACGACGTGGACAACCGACCTCCGTCGATCCTGATCACCACCCTCGCCGCACACGCCTACCACGGCCAAGACGACCTCGGCGAAGCCCTGCTCGCGGTGATCGACGGCATGCCGAACTTCATCAAGTCGTCCAACGGCCGTTGGCTGGTCCTCAATCCTGCACAGCCCAAGGAGAACTTCGTGGACAAGTGGAACGAACCCGACACCGCGCATCGACGGCAGGCCTTCAACGGATGGCTCCGCAGAGTCCAACGCGACATCGAAACCGCCTCCAGCGCAAAGGATTCGGGTCTCGACGTACTTGTCAACCGCCTCAGCGGGACGTTCGACCGGCAGGTACTCGCGAAGTCCGCGGCCAACTGGGCGCGAAGCACCGTCGACCTCCGAGGACAGGGGAGGTTCGGAATCACCTCGGGGACGGGCGCACTTGTCATCGGAGCGGGGAGACCCACGCCCCAGCACGGGTTCTACGGTCGTGGCCGCACGTAG
- a CDS encoding SAVED domain-containing protein, with protein MASRATAPSVDDALASNTVIGPGGQTRTVSERVARRVWIAAGGRCTICNRYLLDDETTGQDVMIGQLAHIVGWSTADGSPRGADDLAVELRGEADNLLLLCYDQHKVIDDKSLWAVYDADTLRALKREHESRVRDLTAMGHDKSTTVLRVVGNIHDQAVDLTDARIREALFTRNRFPDWTLRGADEYEVDLRTLPGERDGTPIYWASARAHLDERLGRLRTLVAKGRITHLSVFPLARIPVLILLGTLLDDTVPVDLYPKRRGGDEAWGWTPAGGDVEFRITRVRVGSDRTKVALLVSVSGSVDHTLLPDEIDDSYTIYELRPADTLPVPGLIGSAKCLDAFSRTWREALATVEAHHPGVQAIPTFSAVPAAAAVSMGRHLMRAAHPPLHIYDRVTGASTYQFTASTAETGH; from the coding sequence GTGGCTTCGCGAGCAACCGCGCCAAGCGTCGATGACGCACTGGCCTCCAACACGGTCATCGGCCCCGGCGGGCAGACCCGCACGGTGTCCGAGCGCGTGGCCCGGCGGGTGTGGATCGCGGCGGGCGGACGCTGCACGATCTGCAACCGCTACCTCCTCGACGACGAGACCACCGGGCAGGACGTGATGATCGGCCAACTCGCGCACATCGTGGGCTGGTCCACCGCCGACGGTTCTCCCCGAGGCGCCGACGACCTGGCCGTGGAACTGCGCGGCGAAGCCGACAACCTCCTGCTGCTGTGCTACGACCAGCACAAGGTCATCGACGACAAGTCGCTGTGGGCCGTGTACGACGCGGACACCCTGCGTGCGCTGAAGCGCGAGCACGAGTCACGGGTGCGGGACCTGACCGCGATGGGCCACGACAAGTCGACCACGGTGCTCAGGGTCGTCGGCAACATCCATGATCAGGCCGTCGATCTCACCGATGCCCGTATCCGCGAGGCCCTCTTCACCCGCAACCGGTTCCCCGACTGGACCCTCCGCGGAGCCGACGAGTACGAGGTCGATCTGCGCACGCTCCCCGGTGAACGCGACGGCACTCCCATCTACTGGGCCTCGGCACGCGCTCACCTCGACGAGCGACTCGGCCGGCTGCGCACCCTGGTCGCCAAGGGCAGGATCACCCACCTGTCGGTCTTCCCGCTCGCCCGCATCCCGGTGCTGATCCTGCTGGGCACCCTTCTCGATGACACCGTGCCCGTCGACCTCTACCCGAAGCGACGCGGCGGCGACGAAGCCTGGGGATGGACACCCGCCGGTGGCGACGTCGAGTTCCGCATCACCAGGGTCCGCGTCGGCAGCGACCGAACCAAGGTGGCGCTGCTGGTGTCGGTGTCCGGGTCCGTCGACCACACCCTGCTGCCGGACGAGATCGACGACTCCTACACGATCTACGAACTACGGCCCGCCGACACCCTGCCCGTGCCCGGGCTCATCGGCAGCGCGAAGTGCCTCGACGCCTTCAGTCGAACCTGGCGCGAGGCCCTGGCCACCGTCGAGGCCCACCACCCCGGCGTGCAAGCGATTCCGACGTTCTCCGCCGTACCCGCCGCCGCGGCCGTCAGCATGGGCCGCCACCTCATGCGTGCAGCACATCCCCCGCTGCACATCTACGACCGCGTCACCGGCGCCAGCACCTACCAATTCACGGCATCGACAGCCGAGACAGGCCACTGA